GTGATCACTTTGATTCATGAATTATTAGAAAAGGGCATTCATCTTTTTAGTGTTCATGATGGCGTTGATACATCAACACATGAAGGACGTGTGTTATTAAAAATATTTAATACATTAAATCTATGTGAACAAAATTCAGTTGTTTCCAATAGCAGGACAGCAAATATGGGCGGTAGAAATGCAGTATCCTCAATTGTTTTAGGGCAATTAACAAGCATTTCTACGCCAAAAAGCAATAACATCTCATCTATAGCCTCAGCTACATCTTCCGGAAGTCTTTCTTCATCAGCAAAGGAATTGTTTAGAAGTTCTGGGCGTCCAAAAGGTTTAACACCACAAGCAAAAGAAAAAGCTGAAATTGCTGCATCAATGTATCAAGAGGGCTCTAAATCTATGCGTGATATTGCGCAAGAGTTAAATATTTCAACCGCGACACTTTATTCTTATTTACGACATGAGAAAGTTATTTAAACTTATCTTTGCTTCCCTGGCTTTTTCTCTTTATACTGAAAAAAAGTGGGAGTTTTTCTTTTGAGAAAATTCACAGGTCTTAAACTGGTTCCTAAATCTATATGGGCCATTGGAATCGCTGGATTCTTGATTAATATCGCAACCTCTCTTGTGTTTGGCTTATCTACCGGGTTTATGCGTTGCTATCTTGGTTTTTCTGTTGGATCAACAGGAAAAATTCAAAGTTTGGTTGAGTCATTAAGCTATATTGTAAAGTTTACATCTGGTATATTTTCTGATGTGCTGAGAAGGCGAAAATTACTCATGCTTTTTGGCTTTGGGTTAATTGTTATTTCAAAGCCAATTATGGCGTTTTCGTCCACTGTCTTTTTTGTTTTTCTTGCAAGAGCGATTGATCGTATAGGAAATGGAATTCAATCCACGCCAAGAGATGCGTTGATTGGGGATTTGGCGAGCAAAGAATCAAGAGGGCAATCATTTGGATTGAGGCAAACATTAACCTATATAGGATCGTCTTTAGGCGCTCTTTTGTCTATTTATATGATGATTTGGACAAATAGTAATTACAAATTTATTTTTATGCTGGCCGGAATCCCATGTCTAATAGCTATAATATTTTTAACTTTCTTTGTTCCAGATCCTATTGCAGATGAAAAAAAAGTTAGCTTCAGGGGGAAGCTATCTATCATGAGGCAAGAAGTAAAAATTCTGGAAAAACATTACTGGAAACTTATACTAGTGGTGTTTGTATTTATGCTTTGTCGATACGGGGAGGCGCCTCTTGTGTTAACGGCGCTTGAAAAATTACATTTACCTGAAAATTATGCCGCAACGGTGAATATTTGTTATAACGTTGTAACTTCCTTAACTGCTTATCCTATAGGTGTTTTATCTGATAGAGTAGGGCGAGAAAGAATTCTTATGTTAGGAATTTGCTGCGCTATTATTGCGAACCTTATACTCGCGCATGCAAATAGCCTTTGTTGGTTATATTTAGGTGTGGCATTTTGGGGGGCTCAAATTGCTATTACCATGACAATTTTTACCGCACTGATTACAGACTATTCTTCAATTCATTTAAGAGGAACAGCGCTAAGTATTTACTATTTTGTGAGTTTTTTAGCTGTGTTGATTGCAGGTCATATTTATGAATTTTGTGTAGAGAGTTTTAGCTTGTCTGCGCCATTTATGGTTGGGGCTGTGTTTAGTTTTATATCATTGCTTTTGACCTTGGTGTTCTTAAGGCCAACAGAAAAAATTGAAAGCCACTAACACTTTTTTGTCTCAAACAACTCTATGACTTGTCCATCCTCAAGGTATTTTTTCATTTCTCTTACTTGGCCATTTTCGTTGAAATATTTTTCCTCTAGAAGCTTTCCGGATTTATAGAAAGTTTTCGCTACAACTTCTTTATTATCGCTATAAATTTGCTGTTTTAAGATTTGTCCACTTGGATAATAACTTTCTTTCAATCCCTCTAAGTGACCATTTTTATACATTTCTTTTGCTGTAAGGGCGCTTCTTTCGTCATAAATTAGCACCTCACCCTCTATCTGATCATTCTTATAATAACCAGTTTTAAATGCGATACCTGTTTTTGGATTGAATAACGTAAAAGGACCTTCCTTTTTTCCATCTTTATAATCAATCATTGAAACAATATTATTTTTTTTGAATAACTTAATGGTACCCTCTAGTTTTTTGCCAAAAATTTGACCTTCCATGATTTTGTCATTATTCTTTTTAAACACAGTAAATTGGTTATTGTCTCCATAGACCGTTGGCATGCTTTTCTCTGGTAGGGGTTTTATTATTTTCGTCTTAAAATGTATGAATAAATCGTTAAAGCATCATGTAGAATAACAGCATACGATAAAATGCAAGTGCTAAAATTAAGAATTGTCCATGGCATTTCATAAAGAAAGCGAGGGCAATATAGCCAATCGCAGATTCAAGTAAAATATAGGGCGATAAAGCTATGACAGTGTCTGTTGAAGGGTGCGATAACACCAAAGCCCCTAAAGATGCTGGAATCGACAATAAAAACGAAAATATGGCAGATGATTGTCTGTTATAACCCAAGATACGAGCGGCAGACAAAGTGGCACCTAATCTTGAAAATCCTGGGATAAATGCAAAACATTGCATCAACCCTATCAAAAAAGCATTTTTAATACTGATATTTGTTTTAGACGCGCTAGGTGTAAATTCAGCAAAGAGCATAAATATTGTGCCAAACAATAAGCCCCATTTGATAAACTGAGGGTCGTATAAATCTATGCATAATATTTTTTTAATTGCAAAACCAATGGCGACAGCTGGAAGAGATCCAATGCAAACTTTAAAAAAGTTTTGCAATAAAAAATTACGAAAGTAAATTACGACTGTAATTAAGGTGCCAAAATGTAATAAATCTGGTGCCAAATGACCGCTTGTAAATAAAGTTAAATGCGCACTAGAACTGACCGGAAGGAACTCCGTGACAGACTGGATAAAAATAGCCTTTAGATCAGCCACTTTTAGTTGTTGGATTTCTTCTCAATAGATTGAGCGCGTTGTGGTTCGCTCATAGCTGGGGTTGCATCAGCAACCTGCTCAGTTTGCGCCCCATCCATATCTTTTGAAAAGAACTTGTTCTTAATAAACATAAAGCCTAGAATTAATGCCGCTAGGAGTAGCAAATTTTTTACTATTTTCATGAACTGTACAAAATAAAAACCTATGGAAAATATTACTCATATTTTAGTATTAAAAACAATACAAATTATATATAAAATTTACTTTTTTTTAAAAAATGCCAGACTTATATGAAGGTAGTTGTTAAGAAAAGTCGCGAATGATGTTTTTTATTTTTGCCTTACAATGTTTAGATAGTGATTCAGATATGGATTCTTGCTACGCAGGAGATGTTCCAGCTGATTTTATGTCTTTTGAAGAGTTGATGGAACTGAATATGGCTATATGGATTTAATGCCAGAATGTGATATGATAAAGGTAAGAAGTGTAAATACAAATCTTCATGGCAGGTTCTTGCAATAACGGTGTTATGCAAAGCTTTATACCTGCACTTGTAATGGTTATTGTATTTGGGGAGTTGCTTTTTTATCTTTTAAATATGACCATTATTATGGTTGGTAATTTTTTCAACTATAATTTCCCTATAGAATATTGGGATGTGATTGAGTTTTCTATTCCTCCTGCTGCTGTCTTATTTTTCTCACTTTTGATGCAAAAGTATGGGGACGTGCCTAACATGTTTCCACATAAAAGTATTGATAAAAGCATGCTAGAAGCAAAACCATCTGTAGACCTACTTAGAGGTTAAGCATTTTTTGTGAAGGTTGCTCGATCAATTGATGCAAATGTTCATCAAATTCTTTTTTTGTTAGCCCTGGGTCAATAATTCCTGTAACTTCTACTGTAATTGTTCCAGGTATTTTTGCAAACTGTTTCGTTGGCCAAAATACCCCTGCATTTAATGCGATTGTTGCAACTGGGATGTTGAGTTTTTTATATATGAAAAATAAACCACTATGATAAGTTCCATTTTCTCCAGCCTTTACTCTTTCGCCTTCAGGGAAAATGCATAGATTTTCTCCATTATTAATCGCTTTACCTCCCTCCTCAAGTAGAGTTCTTAAAGATTGCAGGGTGTTTTTATGATCAATAGCGATTCCGTGTGTATTTTTAATGAGTCTAGAAATGAGCGGATAGTTCAAAATTTGTTTTTTTAGTACGATGCGCATATTTTCCCCTAACTCCGAGCAAATTAAAAATGTTTCCCACATAGATTGGTGTTTAGGTGCGATGATAATCGGAGAAGTTCTGTGTTTGATGAGATCGAAATTTTTAAGCGTATAGTCGATATGTAAAATTTTTTTCGCAATTCTTATGAAGCCGTGCATCCATGATCTCATAATATAGCGCGAAAATGCATCCGTTTTTATAAAAAAACCAGCCAAAACAAAAGCAGGAATATAACATACAGTGAAAATCAAGAAAGTGATATAGAATAACAAAGATCTTATGAATTTCATATGTACAATCCTATTGCTTTCTTAGCTCTTTCAACTCCTGGTTGCCCCTCAGGGTTGATTTGCATTAATTTTGCAAACGCAAATACTTCTATGAATTTTTCCATCATAATTTCTCCTAGCGTTTCCTCATCTAACGCAGCATATTCTTTATATTCAACATAGTAACCATTATCTTCAAGAGCCTTTCTGGTAGCTTGGCTATGAATCTTAAATAACTGATCATATGAAAATGCTTTGTTGTTAACGTATATTTGAGATTGGTCTAATGCATCGTGAAAAAAATAGATCTGAAAAAATTGATTTTTAGGGCCGTCCATCCATAGCTGTAATTGCGAGTGTTGATCAACCGTTCCGCGAGCTGTTATTGGGATAATGCTTTTGTCAGGAGTTTTTCCTAAGCTTTCGGCTATAAGTTGAGACATCCAACCTAATAAGCCACCTGTATAATCTGAGTATGAAAGGATAATTTGTCGATCTATCGGATGGTTATCATAAATGGCTTCAATTTTCTTTTGAATGGTGTCTTGGTTGTTTAAGGCGTTTTGCGCACCCTCAATGAATCTTTGATCTGACAAGCCTAATAGTAAACAAGGGAGTAGCCCCACAACTGTGAATGCTGAAAACCGCCCACCGATTTCCGCAGGGTGTTCTAAAATTTTCCAACCGTGGATTTCTGCTAGATTGCGCAAAGGATTGTTTGTCGCTTCTGTGATGACCAATGTGTTACGCGCAGATAAGTATGAAGATAGTGAATCTGTTTGCGCTAATACCTCAGAGGTCCTTCCTGATTTGGAAATTAATATAAAGAAGGTTTTTTCTTTTGTGAGCGGGAGAATTTTTTCCCTAAATGTTCTTGGGTCTATATTGTCAAAAAAGAGGATTTTACTGCGTTGCTCAGGTTGTGCAATGCATTTTAATGCTTGTCCAACAAGAGAGGAGCCGCCCGTTCCAATAAAGATAATTTTATTAAATGTCTTAATATTGTTTGTAATCTCTTTTAGATCAACAGCATGAGAAAGAAGTTTTTGCAGCATGATTTCTAAAACTTACCATCCTGAGTAAAGTATGAAGGATGGCGCACAGTCATTTTATTTACGTTAGCATGCTTAACGGCTTTTTAAAAAATTACCATCCACAATAAATAAAAAAAGCATTTTGCCTTACCTGCTTCTTCTTAAAATGAGTCTTGATGACTGGAAAACACATCAGATCGATATGTTCGATCTTTTGCTTTTTTCTACATGCGCTTTATCATGCTGGACAGCAGGAGCTTTCCTTGCGGGGTATACATTTAGAAAGTATTGGCAAGCAGGGGATATTGTATTATTTTCTCTTATGTGTGCTTATCCATCCATTTATATAAGTCAGTTTTTCATATTGGCTGGTCTTATAGGGATTTTTATGCATCTTATTATGAGAAAAAGACACATACCATTTGTACCGGTTCTAGCTATAGCGTTTTATTTTTCCTCAGTAATTTGAGATAGCGCAAGAAATTATATCGCCATCCATAATATTATCCTCTATCAAGGATTTAAGATACTCTGTTTGTTTTGAGTTTAACAATGCTTGTCCTGTTGTTGATACAAGCTGAATGCAATATTTTCCGCCAACGTCTTTGAATTTAAATTCTCCACCAAATTTTGATTTTATAGGTTGATTAGATTTTAAAATACCCTTGCTGTGCATTTTATTTAAAGCTCCTGTCGTATCATCTGGAGTGCTAGGAAATTCACCATACCGTGCAATATATTGTTCTACATCCAAGCGAATTTCTTGAAATTGCTTTGCAACAGCTTGAAGTTTGGCGTTTTCCACGAGTTGCATACCTTTAAATACTGAGCCCAAGATAATGCCAATAATAAGGAGCGAAATAGATAATTCAATAAGACTAAATGCCTTGAGTTTTCGGCTGTCCAGCACAGGTATTTTTATTTTTATGTTGCAAGAGAAAAACTTAATAATTCGTTTACAAAAAATCTATAGTTATGCGACGATTTTCTGCGACGGTAATCCATTTTTTTAGCAAAACCTTTTGATTGTGTTTTTCATACTCAAGAATTAAATGCTCTTTTTCACACGCTTCATCTGTAAACTTATATAAAATCACTTGATATCGATTCTCTCCAAGTTTTTTAGATTTTGTTTGTACAAGAGAATCTGTATGCTCTACAAACTGAACCTTTGCTTTAAAGATAGACGCCAATGGGTTGCTTGTTATATCTTTAGCTTTAATACGGTCTGTCGAGTTTTTTTGCTCAACGTGCATGATGATTTTTTGATGATCATTTATAATAGTAGTTTTTTGAGCCCCTAGATTAATAATAAATTTAAACGGATAGCTGGTTTTATTCCATGAAAGGGATCCGTTCATATGCTTACCTTTAGAATTTGTATATCTGATTTTAAATTCTTGTTTTTGAATGTTAGAAAGGTAATTTTCTAAATCTTTTGTAATAGCATTTGCAACAAGAGAAAAAAATAACATCATAGTTGAATTCCTCTCATGCCAGTTAAAATCTCTTGCGCTTCCTTAGTGTACCCTAACTGATCTTGCAAAATTAATCCTTGATGCAACATAAGGGGTGTTTTTTTTCTTTTGCTGCCTTGAATAATAATACGCTTTGCTTGTTTATTCACAAAAATAGGATAAATCTGAATTCCGCCTAGGTTTTGTGAAAAAACATCTAAAATACGATCTAGATACTCTGGTAAATGAATTATGGTGATGTAATTATTTGAGTGTTTAATGCAGAAGTATAGCCATTGCTCTAAAGTTATTTCAGATAAGACGTTAGATAAGAATTTATGTTGGTTTGTCGGTTTATTTATTTTCCTTTCTTCATAGAAGGGTGGGTTGCTTATCACATGATCAAAAACTTTATTAAGCTGATCCTTTCGAATATCTCCTTGTATAAATTGAATGGATAGGCCGTTGTTTTGCGAGTTTTTGCGCGCAAGCTCAACATTGATATGCTGAAGCTCCACACCAGTAATCTCCAAATTGGATTGGCGTTTCTTTAAACATAAGCTTGCGGTACCCACGCCTGAACCTACATCTAAAATTTCACATCCTGTGTTAATGGATGCTGCAAGCAAGATCGCATCAATAGAAATGCGATATCCGTCCTCAGGTTGTAGAATATCGAGTTGTTTGCCATAAAAAAGTGTCACGTTGCCTGTAGACTTTAATTTTTTTCATATGATACCATAGCTATATACGTTCTATAAAGGTTTTAATATTTTAAAACATCGTGTTAATGAGGCTATTCGCGCGCCTCAAATCCGCTTGATTGATGATGGTGGAGAAATGGTCGGAGTTATGTCTGTTCAGGAGGCTCTCGAAATTGCAAGAGATAAAAAATTGGATCTTGTTGAAATGTCTCCCGACGCTCGCGTTCCTGTATGTAAATTGATGGACTATGGTAAGTTTAAGTTTCAGATGCAAAAAAAAGAGTCTGAAGCTAAGAAAAAACAACATCAGCAAGCTTTAAAAGAAGTGCAATTAAGACCAAATATAGGGTCAGGGGATTTAGCCACCAAATTAAAGGCGGTTATGAAATTTTTGGAAGCTGGCGATAAGGTAAAAATTGTTATAAGATTCAAAGGGCGTGAGGTTGTAAGCCCTGACTTAGGACAAAAACTTATTGAGAAAGTTAAGGAAGTTGTAGGAGAAAATGGTGCGTTTGAAGCTATGCCAAAAGTAAACCCAAGACAAATGGCGGTGATGATCGCGCCACAGAAAAGGAAACCAAAATCATGATTTTTTTAATCATTTTACATTTATTAATCACTATTGGATTGATATCTATCATTTTAATGCAAAAAGGCGAGTCTGGCGGAGCGCTTATGGGTAGTAGTCAAGGTTCTGGGTTATTTACAGCTAAGGGATCTGCAAATATTATGACGCATATTACTGCAGTATTAGCGACACTGTTCTTCTTGAATTGCATCTTTATGGTATTTATTTCAACTGGAAAGATGAAAGAAAGTCAAAAGACAATTCAACAAATTGAAGTTCAACGCAAGAAATAAGCAGCACCACTAACGCGCGAGGCGCCATGGCGGTCCAATAGCTATTATTTCTTCCGATAAATAATTCGACCCTTCGTCATATCATACGGCGACAACTCAACCGTAACCGAATCTCCTAACAATACACGAATTCTTTTTTTGAGCATCTTACCTGTGAGGTATGCTAAAATCGTATGTTCTGTATCATCAAGTTGAATTTTGAATTTTGCGCCTGGTAAAACCTCAAGAACTTTACCTTCGGCTGTGATAATATCTTCTTTAGACATTTTGTTTAAGAATGCTGTTCTTGATGTATTCTAGCACTATTTTATCAGACAAATGCAAGGCGTATAATGAGGTGAGCAAGCAAGAGATAATTTCATGATACAACCTAATGATATCCAATCACGCATTAAAGAGTTAACTGAACTTATTTATCATTATGATGATCTATATTACAACAAGGATGCTCCGACTGTGAGTGATGCTGAGTATGATGCGCTTAAGAAAGAGTTATTTGCGTTAGAAGAGCGGTATCCTCAATATCGTTTGCCTGATAGCCCCAGCTTTCGTGTTGGCATTGAACCAATATCTGCATTTGAAAAAGTGACGCATAAAAATAGAATGCTATCTTTGGAGGACGCGTTTACAAAAGAAGATTTGGAAGATTTTATCAAGCGCATGCGCAACTTTGTTAAGGATGTTAAAGAAGAGTTTACCTGCGAACCAAAAATTGATGGGATATCAGCTGCATTACATTATGAAAATGGCATGTTTAAACAAGGATTAACGCGTGGCAATGGACTGATCGGTGAAGATATTACAATTAATTTGAAGACAATTCGTGATATCCCTTTGAAACTTAAAAAAGATATTTCAATTGAAGTGCGCGGTGAAGTTTATATGACACGAGCAGATTTTGAGGCTTTAAATGAAGAACGAGAAGAAAAGTTTGCCAATCCGCGCAATTCAGCTGGGGGCTCGCTAAGGCAGCTAGATTCAAGAATTACAGCAATGCGACCACTGAGGTTTTTCCCTTATGCGATTATTTATGAAGGAATTGATTCACAATATCATATTTTTGATTTTTTGAAAGAGCTTGGATTTTTGATAAATCCATACATTGATTTATGCAAAGGTGCGGATGAAGTCTGGGCGTATTATAAAAAAATAGAATCCATTCGTGCTGCTATTCCCTATGATATAGATGGTGTTGTGATAAAGCTCAATGATCTAGAAATGTGCAAGCGTTTAGGTGTGGTTGGGCGTACGCCCAGACACGCGTTAGCTCTCAAGTTTCCAGCGCAAAAAGGTGTAACAAAAATAGAGGATATTACCATTCAAGTTGGTCGCACAGGCGTTTTAACGCCTGTGGCAGAGTTGTCGCCTATCAATATCGGCGGCGTCGTTGTGAAGCGTGCCACGTTACATAATATTGAAGAGATTGAGCGCAAAGATTTTCGCATTGGAGATACGGTTGTTGTGCAACGTGCAGGTGATGTAATCCCTCAGGTATTGGAGGTTATTTTAGATAAACGCCCTAAAAATTCTCACGCTTTTAGATTTCCTGAAATATGCCCTGCATGCGGACATAACGTTGAGAGTGAAAACGTTGCAGTTATTTGTCCTAACAGTTGGGACTGTAAGGCGCAAATTAAAGAAAAGATTAAGCACTTTGTAAAAGCCTTAGATAT
The genomic region above belongs to Alphaproteobacteria bacterium and contains:
- a CDS encoding recombinase family protein, which encodes MGLWKNYVTELMKIGYIRSEKKGDAFYETQAKVLGDCERIFEDIGSQIDELEHMFDYIRPDDRICIYQLDRFGLNVRDVITLIHELLEKGIHLFSVHDGVDTSTHEGRVLLKIFNTLNLCEQNSVVSNSRTANMGGRNAVSSIVLGQLTSISTPKSNNISSIASATSSGSLSSSAKELFRSSGRPKGLTPQAKEKAEIAASMYQEGSKSMRDIAQELNISTATLYSYLRHEKVI
- a CDS encoding MFS transporter, coding for MRKFTGLKLVPKSIWAIGIAGFLINIATSLVFGLSTGFMRCYLGFSVGSTGKIQSLVESLSYIVKFTSGIFSDVLRRRKLLMLFGFGLIVISKPIMAFSSTVFFVFLARAIDRIGNGIQSTPRDALIGDLASKESRGQSFGLRQTLTYIGSSLGALLSIYMMIWTNSNYKFIFMLAGIPCLIAIIFLTFFVPDPIADEKKVSFRGKLSIMRQEVKILEKHYWKLILVVFVFMLCRYGEAPLVLTALEKLHLPENYAATVNICYNVVTSLTAYPIGVLSDRVGRERILMLGICCAIIANLILAHANSLCWLYLGVAFWGAQIAITMTIFTALITDYSSIHLRGTALSIYYFVSFLAVLIAGHIYEFCVESFSLSAPFMVGAVFSFISLLLTLVFLRPTEKIESH
- a CDS encoding undecaprenyl-diphosphate phosphatase, producing the protein MADLKAIFIQSVTEFLPVSSSAHLTLFTSGHLAPDLLHFGTLITVVIYFRNFLLQNFFKVCIGSLPAVAIGFAIKKILCIDLYDPQFIKWGLLFGTIFMLFAEFTPSASKTNISIKNAFLIGLMQCFAFIPGFSRLGATLSAARILGYNRQSSAIFSFLLSIPASLGALVLSHPSTDTVIALSPYILLESAIGYIALAFFMKCHGQFLILALAFYRMLLFYMML
- a CDS encoding 1-acyl-sn-glycerol-3-phosphate acyltransferase, whose protein sequence is MKFIRSLLFYITFLIFTVCYIPAFVLAGFFIKTDAFSRYIMRSWMHGFIRIAKKILHIDYTLKNFDLIKHRTSPIIIAPKHQSMWETFLICSELGENMRIVLKKQILNYPLISRLIKNTHGIAIDHKNTLQSLRTLLEEGGKAINNGENLCIFPEGERVKAGENGTYHSGLFFIYKKLNIPVATIALNAGVFWPTKQFAKIPGTITVEVTGIIDPGLTKKEFDEHLHQLIEQPSQKMLNL
- a CDS encoding SIS domain-containing protein, coding for MLQKLLSHAVDLKEITNNIKTFNKIIFIGTGGSSLVGQALKCIAQPEQRSKILFFDNIDPRTFREKILPLTKEKTFFILISKSGRTSEVLAQTDSLSSYLSARNTLVITEATNNPLRNLAEIHGWKILEHPAEIGGRFSAFTVVGLLPCLLLGLSDQRFIEGAQNALNNQDTIQKKIEAIYDNHPIDRQIILSYSDYTGGLLGWMSQLIAESLGKTPDKSIIPITARGTVDQHSQLQLWMDGPKNQFFQIYFFHDALDQSQIYVNNKAFSYDQLFKIHSQATRKALEDNGYYVEYKEYAALDEETLGEIMMEKFIEVFAFAKLMQINPEGQPGVERAKKAIGLYI
- a CDS encoding prepilin-type N-terminal cleavage/methylation domain-containing protein, whose product is MLDSRKLKAFSLIELSISLLIIGIILGSVFKGMQLVENAKLQAVAKQFQEIRLDVEQYIARYGEFPSTPDDTTGALNKMHSKGILKSNQPIKSKFGGEFKFKDVGGKYCIQLVSTTGQALLNSKQTEYLKSLIEDNIMDGDIISCAISNY
- a CDS encoding methyltransferase, which translates into the protein MTLFYGKQLDILQPEDGYRISIDAILLAASINTGCEILDVGSGVGTASLCLKKRQSNLEITGVELQHINVELARKNSQNNGLSIQFIQGDIRKDQLNKVFDHVISNPPFYEERKINKPTNQHKFLSNVLSEITLEQWLYFCIKHSNNYITIIHLPEYLDRILDVFSQNLGGIQIYPIFVNKQAKRIIIQGSKRKKTPLMLHQGLILQDQLGYTKEAQEILTGMRGIQL
- a CDS encoding translation initiation factor IF-3, with amino-acid sequence MLKHRVNEAIRAPQIRLIDDGGEMVGVMSVQEALEIARDKKLDLVEMSPDARVPVCKLMDYGKFKFQMQKKESEAKKKQHQQALKEVQLRPNIGSGDLATKLKAVMKFLEAGDKVKIVIRFKGREVVSPDLGQKLIEKVKEVVGENGAFEAMPKVNPRQMAVMIAPQKRKPKS
- the secG gene encoding preprotein translocase subunit SecG, which gives rise to MIFLIILHLLITIGLISIILMQKGESGGALMGSSQGSGLFTAKGSANIMTHITAVLATLFFLNCIFMVFISTGKMKESQKTIQQIEVQRKK
- the infA gene encoding translation initiation factor IF-1: MSKEDIITAEGKVLEVLPGAKFKIQLDDTEHTILAYLTGKMLKKRIRVLLGDSVTVELSPYDMTKGRIIYRKK
- the ligA gene encoding NAD-dependent DNA ligase LigA, which encodes MIQPNDIQSRIKELTELIYHYDDLYYNKDAPTVSDAEYDALKKELFALEERYPQYRLPDSPSFRVGIEPISAFEKVTHKNRMLSLEDAFTKEDLEDFIKRMRNFVKDVKEEFTCEPKIDGISAALHYENGMFKQGLTRGNGLIGEDITINLKTIRDIPLKLKKDISIEVRGEVYMTRADFEALNEEREEKFANPRNSAGGSLRQLDSRITAMRPLRFFPYAIIYEGIDSQYHIFDFLKELGFLINPYIDLCKGADEVWAYYKKIESIRAAIPYDIDGVVIKLNDLEMCKRLGVVGRTPRHALALKFPAQKGVTKIEDITIQVGRTGVLTPVAELSPINIGGVVVKRATLHNIEEIERKDFRIGDTVVVQRAGDVIPQVLEVILDKRPKNSHAFRFPEICPACGHNVESENVAVICPNSWDCKAQIKEKIKHFVKALDIEGLGKNNIDFLYEKGFIKHMGDLFLLKDTKLAEEEGWGEKSFANLIQSIKDHKTVKLETFIYALGIPEIGEVTSQLLARHYKTVEKFIDDTQYAITSINGIGESVKESLAHFKSQIPMHEILPHMEVLPYEERVGGEFSGKTIVFTGTLTTMSRAEAKETAKKLGAQVGSSISKHTDILVYGDKPGSKYTKAEELGIQLMTEEEWLNMLQ